The Ailuropoda melanoleuca isolate Jingjing chromosome 9, ASM200744v2, whole genome shotgun sequence genome includes a region encoding these proteins:
- the PEX11A gene encoding peroxisomal membrane protein 11A isoform X2, translated as MNRVICFICDTVLWVRSVGLASGINKEKWRVWAARHYYYSLLLSLARDLYEISLQMEQAKREKSASQEPLGYSVADEETEWLQSFLLLLFRSLKNHPPLLLDTVKNVCDILNPLDQLGIHKFNPGIIGLGGLVSSLAGIVIVACPQMKLKIH; from the coding sequence ATGAACCGTGTGATTTGTTTCATCTGCGATACCGTCCTCTGGGTGAGGAGCGTAGGGCTGGCCTCTGGCATTAACAAAGAGAAATGGCGAGTGTGGGCTGCCCGCCATTACTACTATTCTCTCCTGCTGAGCCTGGCCAGGGACCTGTACGAAATCTCCCTACAGATGgaacaggcaaagagagagaagtcAGCGTCTCAGGAGCCTCTTGGGTACAGCGTGGCTGACGAGGAAACAGAATGGCTCCagtcctttctccttctcttattCCGGTCTCTGAAGAATCATCCTCCCTTGCTCCTGGACACAGTGAAGAACGTCTGCGATATCTTGAACCCCTTGGACCAGTTGGGGATCCATAAGTTCAACCCTGGCATCATTGGACTTGGAGGCCTTGTGTCCTCCCTAGCAGGCATCGTCATCGTGGCGTGTCCTCAGATGAAGCTGAAGATACACTGA
- the PEX11A gene encoding peroxisomal membrane protein 11A isoform X1: protein MDAFIRFTNQTQGRDRLLRATQYTCMLLRYLLEPKAGKEKVVLKLKNLESSVSTGRKWFRLGNVVHAVQATQQSVHAADLVLRLCLTLANMNRVICFICDTVLWVRSVGLASGINKEKWRVWAARHYYYSLLLSLARDLYEISLQMEQAKREKSASQEPLGYSVADEETEWLQSFLLLLFRSLKNHPPLLLDTVKNVCDILNPLDQLGIHKFNPGIIGLGGLVSSLAGIVIVACPQMKLKIH from the exons agcCACTCAGTACACATGCATGTTGCTTAGATATTTGTTAGAGCCTAAAGCTGGCAAAGAGAAGGTGGTACTGAAGCTCAAGAATCTGGAGTCCAGTGTGAGCACTGGCCGTAAAT GGTTCAGATTAGGCAACGTGGTACATGCTGTGCAGGCGACTCAGCAGAGCGTTCATGCCGCTGACCTGGTGCTGCGCTTATGCCTGACGTTAGCCAACATGAACCGTGTGATTTGTTTCATCTGCGATACCGTCCTCTGGGTGAGGAGCGTAGGGCTGGCCTCTGGCATTAACAAAGAGAAATGGCGAGTGTGGGCTGCCCGCCATTACTACTATTCTCTCCTGCTGAGCCTGGCCAGGGACCTGTACGAAATCTCCCTACAGATGgaacaggcaaagagagagaagtcAGCGTCTCAGGAGCCTCTTGGGTACAGCGTGGCTGACGAGGAAACAGAATGGCTCCagtcctttctccttctcttattCCGGTCTCTGAAGAATCATCCTCCCTTGCTCCTGGACACAGTGAAGAACGTCTGCGATATCTTGAACCCCTTGGACCAGTTGGGGATCCATAAGTTCAACCCTGGCATCATTGGACTTGGAGGCCTTGTGTCCTCCCTAGCAGGCATCGTCATCGTGGCGTGTCCTCAGATGAAGCTGAAGATACACTGA